The Corallococcus soli region TCCTTCAGCACCGGCACCTGCTCCTTGGAGTTCAAACCGCGCCCGTGGATGATGAGGACGCAGCGCTTCTTGGAGCGCTGGCTGTCGGACAGGAAGCGCTCCACGGCGCCCCGGGCCTCGGCGGCCGTCTTGCCGTGCAGGTCCAACGTGTCCTGCACGGAGAAGTCGCCCCGGCGCAGCGAGCGCAGCAGGTTGCGGTCCACGCCGGGGGCGGCGCCCTCGATGAACTCGTTCGAGTCCGCGACGTCGAAGCCGCCCTCGCCGGCGACCAGCTCCGACAGCTGGGCCAGGGCCTCCGCGTTGTCGTCGATGAGCTCCGGCAGGCGCGGGTTCACCTTGGGGGCCTCGCCCCGGTTCGTCATCTGCTGCACGCCGTCCATGGCGGAGAAGAAGAGGCCCACGTCGTCGTCCTCCGGCCGGGCCTTGGCGGCCTTCACGGGCTTCGCGACGACCTTCTTCTTCGCGGCGGCCTCCGCGGCGGCCTTCTGCTGTTCCTGCTTCTCCTGGTCCTGGAGCGTCTTGATGGCGGACTTGAAGGGGTTGTTCTGGAAGGCCGCTTCCTTCTTCTTCGGGGGCTGCTTGCTCATGGGGTTCCCATTCTCTAACCCGGACTACAGGTCGCGCAGCTTCCTGATTGTCTCGTAGGCGTCGCGGATCTCCTGGAAGCGGCGGGCGGCCTTCTCGGTGGCCTTGGGGCCCAGGCCGGCGGACTTGTCCGGGTGGTGGGCGGCGGCGAGCTTGCGGAAGGCGGCCTTCACCTCCGCGTTGGTGGCGTCCGGCTTCAGGCCCAGGCTCTCGAAGTGGGGGGTGGCGTCGCCCAGGTGCTGGCGGGCCAGGGCCTGGATCTTCTCGTCCGGGATGCCCAGGCCGTCCGCCATGCGGCGCAGGACCTCCGTCTCCGAGCGCTGCATGTGCCCGTCCGCCAGCGCCATCTCATAGAGGGCGTCCAGCAGGCGCAGCCGCTCGTCCGCCGGCAGGGCTTCCTGGCAGGCGGCGAGCGCCTCGGCGGCCTTCAGGGAGGCGGGCCGGGCGATGAACTGCTTCAGGTACCGGCCCACGGACTGGACGGTGAAGGCGTCGGCGTGGAGGACCTCCTCGAAGTAGCGGCGGATCTCCCGGACCTCCTCGCGGCGCAGCTCGCCGTCCGCGCGGGCCACGTCCATGAAGAGGGCGACGATGGCGTGGTCGAGCGGATCCTCCTCCGGCGCCTCCACGGCGCGGTGCTCCCCGGGCATGGGGCCGGTGCGGCGGGGCGGGGGGCGCTCGGGCGCGGTGGGGAAGTCGGAGAACAGCTCGGGGGACTGGGGGGGCGGGGCGTTCTGTTCGTCGAAGTAGTGACCCAGCGCGACGCCCGCGATGAGGGCGAGCACGATGGCCCAGGGCCCGCCAATGAGGAGGCCGAGCATGAGTCCAACCATCGCCCCGAGAACTTTTCCTGCGCCCATGGGTTCGCTTCGCTCCCTTGAATCCACCCAGTTTTGCATAAGGTGCGCCGCATGACGGCCCAGTTGATCGACGGCAAGGCAGTGGCGGCGCGCGTGCGGGCGGAAATCAAGGAGGAGGTGGCGCGGCTGAAGGCGGAGCGCGGCATCACCCCCGGGCTCGCGGTGGTGCGTGTAGGTGAGGATCCCGCCTCGAAAATCTACGTGACGGGGAAGAAGAAGGCCGCCGAGGAGGTGGGCTTCAACTCCTGGGAGCACCACCCGGACGCGTCCATCACCCAGGACGAGCTTCTGGCGCTGGTGCACCAGCTCAATGAGGACCCGGCGGTGCACGGCATCCTGGTGCAGCTGCCGCTGCCCAAGCACCTGGACGCGGACGCCATCATCTCCGCGGTGAAGCCGGAGAAGGACGCGGACGGCTTCCACCCGATGAACGCGGGCAACCTGCTGCTGGGCCGGCCGGCGACGCGCGCGTGCACGCCCTGGGGCGTGATGCGGCTGCTGGAGGAGGTGGGGTGCAACCCGGCGGGCAAGCGGGCGGTTGTGGTGGGCCGCAGCAACATCGTGGGCAAGCCCCAGGCGCTGATGCTGCTCCAGAAGGATGCGACGGTGACGGTATGCCACCGCAAGAGCGACCTGCCGGCGGAGGTGGCGCAGGCGGACATCCTGGTGGTCGCCGTGGGCGTGCCGGAGCTGGTGAAGGGCGCGTGGATCAAGCCCGGCGCGGTCGTCATCGACGTGGGGATGAACCGCAAGGCGGACGGCAAGCTGGTGGGCGACGTGGAGTTCGCCGCGGCGGCCGAGAGGGCTTCGTTCATCACCCCGGTGCCCGGCGGCGTGGGCCCGATGACCATCGCCATGCTGATGAAGAACACGCTGGAAGCGGCGCAGCGCGCCGGGAAGTAGCACGCGTGACACGGACCTCCCTGCCGGTGGATGGCAGGGAGGCCGGTCCCCTCAGGTCCAGCCTGCGACCAAGAGGGGCACCCCTGCCACGGGCTTCATCACCAGGAGGAAGCCGGTTCCACTGCGGCGCGCGGCCCCTGCTTCACGGCTGGGTGCTCTGGGCGCCCTGCGTGAGGAATGGGAAGTCGAGGTGCCAGAACGATGCCTTCACTCCGCCCCTGGACTCACACTCCGACTCGAACTGCATGGCCTTCACGAAGCAGCTCTCCTCAATCTCATTGCAGGAGGCCTCCGTGTTGTCCTGACACATGCCCGTCCAGCTACCGGTCACGATGGGGATGGGATTCCCACCGTTGTCACAGTCCGTGCACTGGAGCTCCGCCAGGTCCAGGTTCCCCATGTACTCGGCGACCGTCGTCGTGCCAGGGGAATGGTCAAAGCGCACGAAGCCACCATTCCCAGCGCAGGCGATGGTCGCGATGACAGGGTCATCATCGCAGTCGGTCTGATGATTCATGTCGTACAGGCAGCGGATGACCGTGCCATTGCCGCAGACATAGACCAGGAAGTCGTTCTGGCATTCGACCTTGTAGGCCCAGCTCGCGACCGGAGCGATGGCGAAGGCAAGAGCCAGCAAGGGAAGGACACGGCGGATGGCGGACATGCAGACCTCGACTCAATCAGGGTTGGGGGGCGTATGGAGCCGGAAACCTGCTCTTCATTAAAATCCGGCTCAGCTGGTTTCCAAGGTACCTGGAGCGAAGCGGTTGGGACAAGTCCTGGGTCAGCGTTCACGGCGGCCGGTGGTTGCGGGCGTGAACCCTGACCGCTCAGGCAAAAACCATCCCGTGAGCGGTTTCGTCTGGCTTTCTGATTATCGCCACCCACGAAGACATGGCTTTGGAGGGGATGTGTATGGCGGGAGATTCGTGGTCAGGGTGGTTTTGAAAAGGATGACCGCTGGGCTACAAGGGAGGAATGGTGAGTCGCGAAGAGCGCATGTCGGGAGGCTTGTATGGGCTGCTCATCGGGGATGCCCTGGGCGTCCCGTATGAGTTTCACGGTCCTGAATTGATTCCAGCGCCGGAGGCCATTGAGTACACACCGCCCCCGGGCTTCCACCGTGCGCACGAAGGCGTACCGCCCGGCACCTGGTCGGACGATGGCGCCCATGCGCTGTGTCTGCTGGATTCGCTGACGTACCAGAAGGGGCTCGACTGTGAGGACCTGGGTCGGCGTCTGGTGAACTGGTACGACTGGGGTTACTTGGCGGTGGAGGGCCAGGTGTTCGACGTGGGAATCCAGACGCGCAATGCGCTGGGACGGCTCCGGGACGGCACGCCCGCGCTGCTCGCCGGGCCGGATGGAGAGAAGGACAACGGCAATGGCTCGCTGATGCGCGTGCTGCCCCTGGCGCTGTGGCACCGGGGCACGGACGCGGCGCTGGCCTCGGATGCGGCGCTGGCCTCGGATGCGATGGCGCAGTCGCGCGTCACGCACGGGCACCTGCGCTCCCAGGTGTGCTGCGCGGTGTATTGCCTCTGGGCGCGGCGGATGTTGGAAGGCGCGGCGGACCCGTGGGCGGAGGCCGTGGCCACCTTCCGCGCGCTGTACCCGGAGGAGCACCCCGCCAGGGCGGAGCTGGACACGCACGTCCGCCCGGAGGACCTGACGCCGGGGAAGGGGAGTGGCTACGTGGTGGACTGCCTGCGCTCCGCCCGTGACTGCGTGGCGAAGGGCTGCACCTACGAGGAGGTCGTCAAGGCGGCCATCCGGCTGGGCCACGACACGGACACCACGGCCGCGGTGGCGGGCGGCATCGCGGGCCTCCAGTACGGCCTGAAAGGGATTCCGCACCGCTGGCGCTCGATGCTTCGCGGTGAGGAGCTGGTGGCGCCGCTCCTCGACCGGCTGCTGAAGCCCCAACCCTGACGGCGCTCAGTCCGGGAAGATCTCCAGCACACAGCAGCAGGTGGCTGGTGTTGTTGAGCACGCCCTCGAACCAGCCCAGCCTGCCCAACGCCAGGTCGCGGCGGCACAGCGGCACAGCGGCATCGCCGCGCCCGCCGCGCTTTGCCATTTCTGGCCCGTGCTGCATCCACGCCCATGGATCCTCTGCGGCTTCAATTCTGCCTGATGGGGCCGTGTCCCGCGCTGGGCCCTGGATTGCTGGGGTCCTGCCACACCAAGCACCCTTGCCGTCAGCGCATGCTGGCATACTCCAGAATGGACCCCCTCTGACCCGAAGCTTCCTGTCCTGGTGGAAAGGCTGTGGTCATGCGTTCCCGCGCTTGCATTGGACTCCTCCTTTTCCTCTCCGCTTGCGCTACGCGGCCACCGCCTCCCAGCGCGCGTGGAACTCGGAGCCAGAGGGTTGCCAACCTCCAGCGAGCGGCTGCGCTGCCCTGGACGGACGGCGGACAGTGCGTTGTCCACGAGGCTTCCGAGCCTTGGCCCGTCCTGGTGGAGAGGTGTTATCAGGCCCTCGACCATGACCGGATTGAGTTCCACGACACTGCGGGAAGATGCGCGGTCGCCTCTGCGGGTGCTGGTGCCATGGGAGTCGGGCTCTGCGTTCTGGTGGCTCCTGAGCTCGTTGTGGGAGCCGTGATCGTCCTTGGCGTGGTGGTGGTCGCCGTCGCCATCAAGGAAGAACTGGATGCATATGAGCTACGCCACTCCTACCCCGAGGAAGCAGGGACCTCACGAGGAACGAAGGTGGCATCCCGGGAAGCTGAGGCTCAACGCAAGCCCAAGCTGAAGCCCGAGCCAGCGGGGCAGGACTGGCAGCCTCCGGTGCCACCCGTGCATGTGGACCAGACGGGCCGCGCCAGTTGCGAACCTGTTCCAGTTCCCCACGCGGGCGGAGATACCTCGCATAACGAGTGCGCTGACGAGTTCCCTCCCAATCGTTATCCCGGGATGGACGTGCTCGTTGGTGGTGTGCGCTTCGATGCGTTGCAAGTCGGCGTGCGCGTGCTGTGGGAAATCAAGACCCAGCAATTCGACTCGTACAGTAAATTCATCCGGAGGCGGGAGATTGAAACGGAGTTGGAGCAAATAGAAAGGGAGCAAGA contains the following coding sequences:
- a CDS encoding DUF6310 domain-containing protein translates to MIVLGVVVVAVAIKEELDAYELRHSYPEEAGTSRGTKVASREAEAQRKPKLKPEPAGQDWQPPVPPVHVDQTGRASCEPVPVPHAGGDTSHNECADEFPPNRYPGMDVLVGGVRFDALQVGVRVLWEIKTQQFDSYSKFIRRREIETELEQIEREQDAAAACGYGYVIGVSTQAHKDALLGALPSLKIVVTGCKR
- a CDS encoding ADP-ribosylglycohydrolase family protein gives rise to the protein MVSREERMSGGLYGLLIGDALGVPYEFHGPELIPAPEAIEYTPPPGFHRAHEGVPPGTWSDDGAHALCLLDSLTYQKGLDCEDLGRRLVNWYDWGYLAVEGQVFDVGIQTRNALGRLRDGTPALLAGPDGEKDNGNGSLMRVLPLALWHRGTDAALASDAALASDAMAQSRVTHGHLRSQVCCAVYCLWARRMLEGAADPWAEAVATFRALYPEEHPARAELDTHVRPEDLTPGKGSGYVVDCLRSARDCVAKGCTYEEVVKAAIRLGHDTDTTAAVAGGIAGLQYGLKGIPHRWRSMLRGEELVAPLLDRLLKPQP
- the folD gene encoding bifunctional methylenetetrahydrofolate dehydrogenase/methenyltetrahydrofolate cyclohydrolase FolD, encoding MTAQLIDGKAVAARVRAEIKEEVARLKAERGITPGLAVVRVGEDPASKIYVTGKKKAAEEVGFNSWEHHPDASITQDELLALVHQLNEDPAVHGILVQLPLPKHLDADAIISAVKPEKDADGFHPMNAGNLLLGRPATRACTPWGVMRLLEEVGCNPAGKRAVVVGRSNIVGKPQALMLLQKDATVTVCHRKSDLPAEVAQADILVVAVGVPELVKGAWIKPGAVVIDVGMNRKADGKLVGDVEFAAAAERASFITPVPGGVGPMTIAMLMKNTLEAAQRAGK
- a CDS encoding TerB family tellurite resistance protein, whose translation is MLGLLIGGPWAIVLALIAGVALGHYFDEQNAPPPQSPELFSDFPTAPERPPPRRTGPMPGEHRAVEAPEEDPLDHAIVALFMDVARADGELRREEVREIRRYFEEVLHADAFTVQSVGRYLKQFIARPASLKAAEALAACQEALPADERLRLLDALYEMALADGHMQRSETEVLRRMADGLGIPDEKIQALARQHLGDATPHFESLGLKPDATNAEVKAAFRKLAAAHHPDKSAGLGPKATEKAARRFQEIRDAYETIRKLRDL
- a CDS encoding Smr/MutS family protein, with the translated sequence MSKQPPKKKEAAFQNNPFKSAIKTLQDQEKQEQQKAAAEAAAKKKVVAKPVKAAKARPEDDDVGLFFSAMDGVQQMTNRGEAPKVNPRLPELIDDNAEALAQLSELVAGEGGFDVADSNEFIEGAAPGVDRNLLRSLRRGDFSVQDTLDLHGKTAAEARGAVERFLSDSQRSKKRCVLIIHGRGLNSKEQVPVLKEGLKVWLGQKRMERLVLAFASARPQDGGTGAVYVLLRR